The following DNA comes from Amycolatopsis albispora.
GCCTGCCGAACGACCCGCTGCGCGGCAACGACGACCCGACCCTGCCGCTGGTCGCCTGCCTCAAGGACGGCAGCCAGAAGTTCGTGCTGGAGCCCGAGTTCCTGCCCGGCACGATGATCGACACCGCCGCCTCCGGTTACGACAGCCAGCGCGGCGGCTACGTGGTCGACCTGACCTTCAAGGCCGAGGGCACCAAGCTCTGGGGTGACTTCACCTCGGCGAACGTGAACCAGCAGGCCGCGTTCGTGCTGGACACGCAGGTGGTCTCGGCGCCGAACATCACCGTGCCGATCCTCGACGGCCGCACCCAGATCACCGGCGGCTTCACCCAGGCCGAGGCCAAGAACCTGGCCGACGTGCTGAAGTACGGCTCGCTGCCGCTGTCGTTCGCCTCGTCCGACGCCACCACGGTGTCCGCGACGCTGGGCCTGGCTTCGCTGCAGGCCGGGCTGATCGCCGGTGGCATCGGGCTGCTGCTGGTGTTCGTCTACTGCCTGTTCTACTACCGCCTGCTCGGTGTGCTGACGATCCTCTCGCTGGGGTTGTCGGCGGTCATCGTCTACGGCGTGCTGGTGCTGCTCGGCCGGTGGATCGGCTTCACACTGGACCTCGCCGGCGTCGCCGGGTTCATCATCGCCATCGGTGTCACCGCCGACTCGTTCGTGGTGTTCTTCGAACGGTTGAAGGACGAGATGCGCGAGGGCCGCTCGTTCCGCTCGGCGGTGCCCCGCGGCTGGGTCCGCGGCCGCCGCACGATCCTCGCCTCGGACGCGGTCATGTTCCTCGCCGCCGCGGTGCTGTACCTGCTGGCGGTCGGGGAGGTGCGCGGGTTCGCCTTCACCCTGGGCATGTCCACCGTGCTCGACCTGGTGGTGGTGTTCCTGGTGACCCACCCGCTGGTGGCCATGGTGTCGAAGTCCAAGGCACTGTCGAGCCCGAAGATCTCGGGGCTCGGCGGGGTGCAGCGAGTCGGCGCACAACGCCGCACAGCCAAGGTCGCCGGCGCGACCGTGAAGGAGGCCTGACGTGGGCGTCGAGGATCAGGGCACCGCGAACGGCGCCAAGAAGAAGGGCTCGGTGTTCCACCGGCTCTACGTCGGCACCGGTGCGTTCGACATCGTCGGCGCGCGCAAGTACTGGTACGTGTTCTTCGGCCTGCTGATGCTGGTCTGCGTCGGCTCCATCGGGATCAAGGGCTTCAACCTCGGCATCGACTTCGAGGGCGGCACCCAGATCCAGATGCCTGCCGCCGGTGCGGCGGGCGAGGTGAACGAGGACCGCGCCAAGGAGGTCTTCGCCGAGGCCGCCGGTGAGCCCGCCGCCGAAGCGCAGAAGGTCGGCACCGGCGCGGCGCAGACCGTGCAGATCCGGTCCGACACGCTGGACGCCGGTCAGGTCGCCAAGGTCAAGGAGGCGCTGTTCAACGCCTTCCAGCCGCTCGGCGCGAACGGCCAGCCCAGCCAGCAGACCATCAGCGACAGCGCGGTCAGCGCGTCCTGGGGCGGGGAGATCTCGGAGAAGGCGCTCATCGCGCTCGCGGTCTTCCTGGTGCTGGTGACCATCTTCCTGGCGATCTACTTCGAACGCTGGATGGCCGTCGCGGCGCTGATCTCGCTGATCCACGACATCGTGGTCACCGCGGGCATCTACTCGCTGGTCGGCTTCGAGGTCACCCCGGCCACCGTGATCGGCCTGCTGACCATTCTCGGGTTCTCCCTGTACGACACCGTGGTGGTGTTCGACAAGGTCAAGGAGAACACCCGCGGCCTGCTGGGGCTGACCAGGCGCACCTACGGCGAGGCGGCCAACCTGGCGCTGAACCAGACGCTGATGCGGTCGATCAACACCGCGGTGATCGCCCTGCTGCCGGTGCTCGGCCTGCTGATCATCGGCTACATCCTGCTCGGCTCGGGCACGCTGCAGGACCTGGCGCTGGTGCAGCTGACCGGCATGCTGGCCGGTGTGCTGTCCTCGGTCGCGCTGGCCACCCCGCTGCTGGTCGACTTCAAGATGCGGGACCCGAAGTTCAAGCAGCAGGCCCAGCGGGTCAAGGCCCGCCGGGAGAACCTGGCCCGCAAGGCCGCCGAACGCGACGCCGCGCCGGACGACGACGAGTTCGACGCGAGCGACGACGAACAGCTCAACGCCGAGCTGCGCAAGGAACGCGCGTACGCGGCCGCGGCCAGCGTGCCCGCGCGGCACCAGAAGACCACGCCGCGGCGTGGCCGCCCGTCGGGCAAGCAGCCGTCGGGCAAGCGCAAGCGCTGAGGCAGTTGCTCATCGGCAGGGCATCGTCCGCTCGCGGACGGTGCCCTGCTTCGCTTTCGGTAGGCAGTCGGTAAGGGGCAGAACATGGACTTGGACAAGGCGATCGGGCTGGTCGCCGAGGTACCGGACTTCCCGCGGCCGGGGATCCTGTTCCGGGACTTCGCGCCGCTGTTCGCTTCGGCGGACGGGTTCGCCGCGGTGACCGCCGCGCTCGCGGACACGCTGGACCACGACGTGGAACTGCTGGCCGCGGTGGAGGCACGCGGCTTCCTGCTGGCCGCGGCGCTCGGGCAGGCCAGCGGGCTCGGGGTGGTCATGGTGCGCAAGCCCGGCAAGCTGCCGCAGGTCGCGGCCAGGGCGGACTACGAGCTGGAGTACGGCACGGCCGCGCTCGAACTGCCCGCCGGGGTGGTTCAGCCAGGTCAGCACGTCGCGGTGATCGACGACGTGCTGGCCACCGGCGGCACCGTGGCCGCGGCGTGCGGGCTGCTGGAGCAGGCGGACGCGGTGGTCACCGGGGTGTCCGTGGTGCTCGAACTCGACGGGCTCGGCGGCCGCGAGGCGCTGTCCGGGCGCCAGGTGCACGCTCTGCACAGCAGCTGAGAGCGGGCCAGCGGAACGCCGGGGACCGTCCGCGCGTTACGCTGAACGCACGAGGTGACCTGATACGACGGGAGGTGCGGGTGAGCCAAGAGCTCGAGTCCGCGGCGCCTGCCAAGGACGGCGGCAAGCCCCGTCCGGCGCCGGTCCCGCCCGTCCCGGCGGCCAACGGCAACGGCACGGGCAACGGCAATGGCACCGGCCGGGCACCGTCGGCCACCCGGCGGGTCCGCGCGCGGCTGGCCAGGCGCATCACCGCGCAGCGCGCCGCCTCGGTCAAGCAGGTGCTCGAGCCGCTGGCCGCGGTGCACCGCGAGATGCACCCCAGCGCCGACCTGGCCCTGCTGCAGCGCGCCTACGACGTGGCCGAGGAACTGCACCGCAACCAGCGCCGCAAGTCGGGCGACCCGTACATCACCCACCCGCTGGCGGTGGCCACCATCCTGGCCGAGCTGGGCATGGACACCACCACGCTGGTCGCCGGGCTGCTGCACGACACCGTGGAGGACACCGGCTACCCGGTGGAACAGCTCTCGGCCGACTTCGGCGACAAGGTGGCCCAGCTGGTCGACGGGGTCACCAAGCTGGACAAGGTCAAGCTGGGCACCGCCGCCGAGGCGGAGACCATTCGCAAGATGGTCATCGCGATGGCCCGCGACCCGCGGGTGCTGGTGATCAAGCTGGCCGACCGGCTGCACAACATGCGCACCATGCGCTTCCTGCCGCCGGAGAAGCAGGCGCGCAAGGCGAAGGAAACCCTCGAGGTGCTCGCCCCGCTGGCGCACCGGCTGGGCATGGCCACGGTGAAGTGGGAGCTGGAGGACCTGGCCTTCGCCATCCTGCAGCCGAAGAAGTACGACGAGATCGTGCGCCTGGTGGCCGACCGCGCGCCCTCGCGGGACACCTACCTGCGCTGGGTCATCGGCGACCTGACCACCAATCTCGACGCGTCGCGGATCACCGCCAAGGTCGAGGGCCGCCCGAAGCACTACTACTCGATCCACCAGAAGATGATCGTCCGCGGCCGCGACCTGGACGACATCCACGACCTAGTCGGTGTGCGGATCCTGGTGGAGGACGTGCGCGACTGCTACGCCGCGATGGGCGTGGTGCACGCGCTGTGGCAGCCGATGCCCGGCCGGTTCAAGGACTACATCGCGCAGCCGCGGTTCGGCGTGTACCAGTCGCTGCACACCACCGTGATCGGCCCGGACGGCAAGCCGCTCGAGGTGCAGATCCGCACCTACGAGATGCACCGGACCGCCGAGTACGGCATCGCCGCGCACTGGCGGTACAAGGAGACCAAGGGCACGCACAGCGGCAACGCGGTCGACGTCGACGAGATGGCGTGGATGCGCCAGCTGCTCGACTGGCAGCGGGAGGCCGCCGACCCCGGCGAGTTCCTCGAATCGCTGCGCTACGAGCTGGCCGCGCGCGAGATCTTCGTGTTCACGCCCAAGGGTGACGTGATCACGCTGCCGGTGGATTCGACGCCGGTGGACTTCGCCTACGCGGTGCACACCGAGGTCGGGCACCGCTGCATCGGCGCGCGGGTCAACGGCAGGCTGGTCGCGCTGGAGCGCAAGCTGGAGAACGGTGAGGTCGTCGAGATCTTCACCTCGAAGGCCGAGGGCGCCGGGCCGAGCCGCGACTGGCTGAGCTTCGCCGGCTCCCCGAAGGCACGGGCGAAGATCCGGCAGTGGTTTGCCAAGGAGCGCCGCGACGAGGCGATCGACGCGGGCAAGGAGGCGATCACCAAGGAGGTCCGCAAGGTGGGCCTGCCGCTGCAGCGGCTGGTCTCGGCGGACTCCATGGGCGCGCTGGCCACCGAGTTGCGCCACGGCGACATCAGCTCGCTCTACGCCGCGGTCGGCGAGGGGCACACCAGCGCCAAGCACGTGGTGTCGCGGCTGGTCGCGCTGATCGGCGGCGTCGAGGAAGCCGAGGAGGAACTCGCCGAGCGGGCGACGCCGTCCACGGTGACCCGGCGTCGCGGCTCGAACGACGTCGGCGTGATCGTCAAGGGCGCGAGCGACGTCTGGGCGAAGCTGGCGCGCTGCTGCACGCCGGTGCCAGGCGACGAGATCCTCGGTTTTGTCACGCGTGGCGGTGGCGTGAGCGTGCACCGCACGGACTGCACCAACGCCGAGGACCTGCGGGCGCAGCCGGAGCGGCTGGTCGAGGTGGAGTGGGCGCCGTCGGAGTCGTCGGTGTTCCTGGTCGCCATCCAGGTCGAGGCGCTGGACCGGCACCGCCTGCTCTCCGACATCACCAAGGTGCTCGCCGACGAGAAGGTCAACATCCTGTCCGCGTCGGTGACCACCTCGCGCGACCGGGTGGCGGTGAGCCGGTTCTCCTTCGAGATGGGCGACCCCAAGCACCTCGGGCACGTGCTGAAGGTGGTGCGCAGCGTCGAGGGCGTCTACGACGTGTACCGGGTCACGTCCGCGTCCTGAGCAGTGGGCCCGCTGCGTAGGGTGCGTTGTCATGGCGGATATCACCGATATCACTGATATCACTGACGGGCTCCAGTTCAGCGTGCACGACGAGGTCGCGCGGCTGACCTTCGCCAGGCCGGAGAAGAAGAACGCGATCACCCACGGCATGTGGGCGGGCATCGCCGACGCGGTGACGGCGGTGGAGCACGACCCGGCGGTGAAGGTGCTGGTGCTCACCGGGGCCGGTGCGGACTTCTCGGCGGGCGCGGACATCAGCGAGTTCGGTGCACTGCGGTCGACCGCGGAGGCGGCGGCCGCCTACGACAAGGCGATCGAGACCGCGATCGGCGCGCTCGCGGGGCTGCGGAAGCCGACCGTCGCGCTGATCCGCGGCAACTGCATCGGTGGTGGCTGCCAGATCTCGGTGGCCTGCGACTTCCGCTTCGCCGCCACCGGTTCGCGGTTCGGCATCACCCCGGCGAAGCTCGGCATCGTCTACGACTTCCAGTCCACCCGGCAGCTGGTCGACCTGGTCGGACCGGCGCACGCGC
Coding sequences within:
- the secF gene encoding protein translocase subunit SecF, with the protein product MGVEDQGTANGAKKKGSVFHRLYVGTGAFDIVGARKYWYVFFGLLMLVCVGSIGIKGFNLGIDFEGGTQIQMPAAGAAGEVNEDRAKEVFAEAAGEPAAEAQKVGTGAAQTVQIRSDTLDAGQVAKVKEALFNAFQPLGANGQPSQQTISDSAVSASWGGEISEKALIALAVFLVLVTIFLAIYFERWMAVAALISLIHDIVVTAGIYSLVGFEVTPATVIGLLTILGFSLYDTVVVFDKVKENTRGLLGLTRRTYGEAANLALNQTLMRSINTAVIALLPVLGLLIIGYILLGSGTLQDLALVQLTGMLAGVLSSVALATPLLVDFKMRDPKFKQQAQRVKARRENLARKAAERDAAPDDDEFDASDDEQLNAELRKERAYAAAASVPARHQKTTPRRGRPSGKQPSGKRKR
- a CDS encoding enoyl-CoA hydratase-related protein, producing MTDGLQFSVHDEVARLTFARPEKKNAITHGMWAGIADAVTAVEHDPAVKVLVLTGAGADFSAGADISEFGALRSTAEAAAAYDKAIETAIGALAGLRKPTVALIRGNCIGGGCQISVACDFRFAATGSRFGITPAKLGIVYDFQSTRQLVDLVGPAHARYFLLSGSLIDAARAREIGLLNEVYPDDELDDAVGEFTSTLCSRSQSSIRGMNRIIEKILTGQSEPDAEVDRIRLDALHGEDYAEGVAAFLNRRPPNFTYR
- a CDS encoding RelA/SpoT family protein, which produces MSQELESAAPAKDGGKPRPAPVPPVPAANGNGTGNGNGTGRAPSATRRVRARLARRITAQRAASVKQVLEPLAAVHREMHPSADLALLQRAYDVAEELHRNQRRKSGDPYITHPLAVATILAELGMDTTTLVAGLLHDTVEDTGYPVEQLSADFGDKVAQLVDGVTKLDKVKLGTAAEAETIRKMVIAMARDPRVLVIKLADRLHNMRTMRFLPPEKQARKAKETLEVLAPLAHRLGMATVKWELEDLAFAILQPKKYDEIVRLVADRAPSRDTYLRWVIGDLTTNLDASRITAKVEGRPKHYYSIHQKMIVRGRDLDDIHDLVGVRILVEDVRDCYAAMGVVHALWQPMPGRFKDYIAQPRFGVYQSLHTTVIGPDGKPLEVQIRTYEMHRTAEYGIAAHWRYKETKGTHSGNAVDVDEMAWMRQLLDWQREAADPGEFLESLRYELAAREIFVFTPKGDVITLPVDSTPVDFAYAVHTEVGHRCIGARVNGRLVALERKLENGEVVEIFTSKAEGAGPSRDWLSFAGSPKARAKIRQWFAKERRDEAIDAGKEAITKEVRKVGLPLQRLVSADSMGALATELRHGDISSLYAAVGEGHTSAKHVVSRLVALIGGVEEAEEELAERATPSTVTRRRGSNDVGVIVKGASDVWAKLARCCTPVPGDEILGFVTRGGGVSVHRTDCTNAEDLRAQPERLVEVEWAPSESSVFLVAIQVEALDRHRLLSDITKVLADEKVNILSASVTTSRDRVAVSRFSFEMGDPKHLGHVLKVVRSVEGVYDVYRVTSAS
- the secD gene encoding protein translocase subunit SecD — protein: MAPPAGQIRPGRYLAFFVLIVIGLYSLVFFTGDGKPTPKLGIDLQGGTRVTLTARTLDGAEPSKEALNQAKTIIETRVNGIGVSGTEVVLDGNNVVITVPGEQGDQAKNLGQTAKLGFRKVATVQPATPAPQVPPAGQPPATQPPASGQPSEAPAAGQPSAPPAGGSAPGAAPAQDQPAPPTPGSPEAEAQAIQAAKAVRQNPALVAANPADQAAVAAAQQLQQETLAQFQCLPNDPLRGNDDPTLPLVACLKDGSQKFVLEPEFLPGTMIDTAASGYDSQRGGYVVDLTFKAEGTKLWGDFTSANVNQQAAFVLDTQVVSAPNITVPILDGRTQITGGFTQAEAKNLADVLKYGSLPLSFASSDATTVSATLGLASLQAGLIAGGIGLLLVFVYCLFYYRLLGVLTILSLGLSAVIVYGVLVLLGRWIGFTLDLAGVAGFIIAIGVTADSFVVFFERLKDEMREGRSFRSAVPRGWVRGRRTILASDAVMFLAAAVLYLLAVGEVRGFAFTLGMSTVLDLVVVFLVTHPLVAMVSKSKALSSPKISGLGGVQRVGAQRRTAKVAGATVKEA
- a CDS encoding adenine phosphoribosyltransferase encodes the protein MDLDKAIGLVAEVPDFPRPGILFRDFAPLFASADGFAAVTAALADTLDHDVELLAAVEARGFLLAAALGQASGLGVVMVRKPGKLPQVAARADYELEYGTAALELPAGVVQPGQHVAVIDDVLATGGTVAAACGLLEQADAVVTGVSVVLELDGLGGREALSGRQVHALHSS